The genomic stretch atgtgtggGTAATTAGATCCAAAAATTTATGACAAATAACATCCGTCGTACTTTATGAATCTGAAGGTTAGCAATTAAACTTCTAAAAATGGCATCACACAAGGGTTTCAGTACATTTCGAATCTGCAGATCCTGTGTTGGATGCAGAACGGTGTGAGTACCTCGTCTACTATGATGTGAGTGAGGGAGCTGAGGTGTCTGTCATGCTGTAGCTTCCTAAGCAGAACTCCAGTTGTACAGTACAGCAGGCGGGTCCACTCCCCGGACTGATTCTCCATACGAATCTGGTATCCACACGGCGACGactaaaaacaagatttaaacaaacaaaaattaatTAACACATAACATCAGCTTACATGATCATTTATACAAACACTAAGCACAAGGCTTTATATTAAATTGAAAGATTCTCTTTCACCTTGGATCCCGGTCCGTCCTCGCACCCCAGCTCCTGGCTGACTCTGCAGGCCAGGCTCATGGCAGAGATCCTGCGTGGCTGTGTCACAACAATGTTGCACGGTTTCGCCTCTTTGCCTCCTGTTAACAGCTCCTCCAAGAGGAACTGAGGAATCTGGGTGCTCTTCCCGCTGCCCGTCTCACCTGCCACTACCAccacagggtggcgctgcaGAGCCTCCAGGACCCGGCGCCGGTGTTGGAAGACTGGAAGCTTCTCTCGCTCTAccttaaaaaggtaaaaaaaataaaataaaaaataaaaataaaaggtatttaaTTACTTTGATGTAGCTTTCATCTTGAATAACAAATCATCTTCATCATGGTAGATTTGACTTCACTTcagtgtgtttacctgcagttTTTGAGCCAGTGAGGACTTCTTCAGCTTCTTCAGGAGCTCTCTGGACGCCTCAAGTGCTGCTTCCCTCCTCGCTCCTCTTTTCTCACTCTTGTCCTCCtgttcctctcctccatcccccATATCAAGACCAGCCAGGTTTTCCCAGGACTCCTCAGGCTCTTCGTCCATGGCACTCCCCTGCCCCTGCTGGCCACTGGATCCAGACTCCTGCCCTTGGTTctggttctgctgctgcttgagCCTGGTCAGAAGTCGGGAGATGAACTGGTCTCTGGGTTTGTTGGCGGCAGTGCGGctctcttcctgctgctgctgctcgctgtCTCTCCACTCGAGCCACACGTCTCTGTAGGTGGGAGGGAGGAGCTGGTGCACCGACTGAGACGGGGGGAAATTTGAGAGGGGATGTGTGAGTGATTTATCGgagaatgtaaatgtgcagtcAAAGCTGCAAAGCACATGTACTACCTGTCCTTTAATCAGAGTGTAGAGGGCCAGTGTGGCTGCTAGGTGTTGAGCCTGCATGCTGTCCTCAGTCAGGATTGTTGGACAGACTTCAAGAGCATCATCAGGCCTCTGAACTCGCACCCTGATGGACGCAGAGACATCAGATGTGTCAGAATTTAGTCATAAGTCAACATTACAACCTGACCATTTTCGGCCCGGCGCATTTTTGGCAGAtagctgttcatcatgagtctggttttgtccaagatttctgcctcttaaaaggacattttttctcTTAactgctaaatgttgctaagtgctgttataaaaataaaaataaaaaaaaacaggtaaaagtgAATGAAAGAGGCCCCTGACTTCTGTAGTGTGCAGcactgatttgatttgaatttaCAGTTTGtctttcagaagaaaaaaaaaagagcagagaaaaatgcaaacacacttACTTGCACCTCCAGTATTTACCAGCAGCGACCTTGTGAAAAGCGGGCGCTGGACTCTTGGGCAGGTTTTTTCGGACCCAGTCTATGAGAAACTGTTTGGGGGACTTGCCAGTCCAGCTGCGAGCCGTGTAGTCGAAGTTACGAATGTCTTTTGGTTCATTCTTTTTCACGactgcaaaaggaaaaaaaaataacaaaacaatgaTCAAAACCTATAAATCCCTACGTTTCATCACAACTGGATGTCATATACAGTATTACAGTACTATAAAGTACATTCAGCTTGGATTGTAGCATTACaacttaaaggtacagtacCTTACGTTTTATGTtcaataaatgttaaaaagcttttaaagcaTGTTTTAGTTAATTCttattaaacactttttttatccattgaatgaatgaatttaacTTGAATAATGTTTCTCTGTCAGACGAACCTTTCTCTGCAGGAGGAGCCTTCTTGGCTTGTTCAAACAGGTTAAAGCTCAGGTCCTCTTTGTCTTCACTCACACGAggtgttttcttctccttttgaGGCGCGTCTACCACTTTTAAAGCTGGATTGAACACAGGGTGGGACTCCATTTGCTTCATTTCTACAATGAGAAAATACATTTGCTCTctattaatacaaaaaaaaaacaatgagtcTTAAGAATCTCTAAATCCAGTAGTGAGAGAACACTTACCTTGCTGTATGATGCGGATCCTGTCCTGCGCCATCCTCTGGCCCTGCTTGTCACCTTTTGACTTTGAAGTAACCGCCATTTCTTTGGTGTCATACAGTTGAGCAGTAAGGATCAAATACCTGTCATTCTAcatggaaagaaaatgaaagagcagACCGCGTTAAGTCATTATAAGACTTAAGAAATGTTGCTTATCTTTCCTTTCTATCATTTTGGAAAAACCTTTAGTTTTCATCAACCGCAGGTGTACTCACAGGATCAAACTTTTCGTCCAATTCAGGATTGCGTGCAGCCTTCCTCCCTcctacttcctcctcctcctcctcttcatcactgctctgctctgcgtACCTTAAAATCCAGTCCTTCATACTGGCAGCTTCATCCTTTTCTGTGGTCTGAGAAAGAACACACTTTCTAGGTTTAAttgagtgcaaaaaaaaaaaaaaaaaaaaagtacaactcTCTCGCCATCTGACGTTTCCATGGATACACACATACCTTGGCTGTCTCTTTGCGGGTGTTGATTGGCGCTATGGGGCTTTGTTCTGCGGGTTTCTGTTGAGCCGGCGGCTGATACTTGGGCCTGCTCTTCTGATTCTCCTCCTGCATCTGCTGGCTAAAACCCTCAGGCAGCTCCTCTGTTTCATGCAGAATACATTTGAGGAGTCACAGTTTTTGACAGTCCAGTGTCCTCGAGAGCTTTATGAGATTCTCACACTGTATTTTGCATGCTGACGTTTTTTAGTTACCATCCTTGAGGTTGAGGCAGAGCCAGTCGAGAGCAGAGTGGAGATCCCCTCCGTACAGCACACTACTCTTCATGGCCTCTTCGATGTGTTCTCTCTTAAAGTTGAACCTCTGCAGAGCTGTGTACAGGTCCTGCAGGCACGCACAAGACAACAGTCATCCGAACGCAAACCTTGAGTCATGGAAACTCATATTCACGTGTATTATTGACATGAAGAGTCAGGGATGATTTTGTATTCACCAGCAACTTTTTGCTCGTCAGCCTGCCTGATATCGGCCCTTTGTCTCCATTCTCCTCTCTGAAGTCATTGATCAGTTTGATGATCTTTTTCTCTAGGTCGGCTTGGATAGCGACCTGTGTGATAACGTCCAATCACATTTTATGCCAGCATGAAACGTTGCAAGCGGCTAGTCAACAACAGGTCACACAGACGCAATAATTACTTGGCATGTAGAGACACAAGTTATCGAAGCAGAGACTTACTTTAAGTATGGATTTGTCTGACACTCCACTTGTGTCAACCTGGGAAGTGTTGGCAAGACTGTAGGTCTTTGGAGCTTtgggaagggaaaaaaaaaaagtaatgatgTCAGTGAAGAGCAACATGTTAATGACAAGCAAGATTTTATGTTCATCTtatgtgataataataatgataatagactttatttggcatggacatcacagatacattggacgaaccGGATGCATTGAAATGACAACAATTAAGATTGGgagaaaagcaataaaacagagaaaacaataaggagagaataaataaatagacctAAAGTGTAGCgcaaaggcagcatgatcaaacaataaaccagtcaGAAGCTTTTCATGCGagctgttgttttgattttagccattgtttgagtCCATTCCTGTTGCTCTCTAATTTAATGCCAGTAGGCAGAGAGTGAAAGCAACCTTTGCAGATAAAGGAGACTGTGCCAAAAGATGTCTTGTGGGTTGATGGGTTATGTCTTCTTATGTATGACTATTTAAGTCTACCTGCAGAGAGGTGTTGGTGAAGGTGATCTGAAAACACTCAGCTTAACAGtgtcatgaaatcaaactacAGGAAAGAGATGACAGTAGTAGGCTGCATGTTGATATGTGACATATcagcttgggggggggggggtgattcggggttttgcagtaaaatatgcCCAGTGGGTTACACGCAGGACAAGTCAGGGTAATTCATCACCTCCACCTTTTGAACACAGGCGTCACACACCACGATCGTTTATGCGTCTGACTATTTATGTGGTTTCTTATAATCAGTCAgccaataagaagaaaaaaaacattcaacctTTAGGCTTGTTTTCTTTCGCTGGTTTGCTCGGTTTGTTGCTGGTCGGCTGTTTTTTCGGGTCTTCCGCCACGCCGTTGTCCGGCGCAGCGGCACCGGCCGGGGCTCCCTGCGCCGCCGccgacttcttcttctttcccccCATGACGTCACCAGAACTCAGCTCCGTCCTGCGGCTCCTCCTGTCCGGCTCACTAAACTGTGACTGCTTCTGTGGGAAAGGAAAAATAGGTTGTTTTGCGTGTTATCTGCTCTCAATCATCATGTCAGACCTGGgttgaaaacaacatttttgggACAACCCAGCACCCGTACCGGAAGTATTACGGAGTAGCGAACCTCGTGTTGTATTGTGGGAATTGTTGGCCCCTGTAATAATCATGGCAGACGCCTTCGGTGACGGCTTGTTCAGCGTGTTTGACGAAGAACAACAAACGACTACGAGTAAGAAGATACCAGCGTCATTGATACCAGATATAGGGTGAGTTTTGGCTTTATTAGTTTTGTGGGGGTTTTTTAAAATTCGCAACCTCCTGTTGTGAAGGGACCGTGAACGCAGCATCATGTGTGCTCGGGACGAAACGAAACAGCCACTCGTCTACTTACTAGGTAGCAAAAGTTTTATATGATACATGCCTGCTGACAGAGGTGGAGCAGCGATTTTTAAAAGTGCAGGTGTTTTCTAATGCGAGTATATTATCATCCTCTGGTAAATCAAcactttctgtttcatttaatgtccaataactaaagTTAGCTGACTCATCGtgcaacaagacaaagttacaaaagataattaggcTCTAACTTTATGagcatccattgtgagtaacccgGTTAGCTCTTAAAAACGagattcaaaactgctctttgcgatgcttttattttgcttttctcaTTGCCTCATGCCTCCAGTgtctttatttccggtcttcatatagaatgtgcttttattttggaaaaataaaaggaCTTCCGCTACATGGTGAAGTTACGcgagtaaataaatacagttaaaaGAACAACCAAGAGGAACAAAAATACTGTAACCAaacagctatgattggcttatttggcacttaataaatcttacttgaccaataAGTTTTCATCAATGACTCCACTGGTGAAAAagtgtcacagcacccacaacacccacgaCACCCACGGGTGAGCCTGCCTGCTGACTAGTGTTAAAGAAGATAAgaaaatcctttatttatcccacaatggtgaaatttacagtgttacagcagcaaagattgcaggcaaaaagtgaacacagtacaatttaaatacaaatttaaaaaattaagaatgtacaaaaaaaaaagtagatcaGCAAATCAAATAATGTGTttgcaaatgtgtttttgtgtgttataACTACATGACATTTCATTTGTTGAGATTACAAAGTTCAAAGTTGTACTAGTCGAGCTAACCgctgttttgtgcatgtgtgtgtgcatgattaAATTTCCAGGAAAGCTGGTGAGAAAAATGGCAACGAGAAGGATGCTGGTCCATCTGCAGGAGTCAAGAGGGAGGCAGACAGTGACGGCGGAGAGGAGGTGGTGTTCGGGAAGAAACCTCGACATGAGGCAATCTCTGCTAATGACCTGAAGTAAGagaggataatactttattgatccccagagggggaagttcgggcgttgcagcagcacagagaagaaagctcaaaaatacacattaaacagaatagatgagataaatacaaataaaaacaggggggtatatacaagtacacaattaatgatgaagttaactatgcagggaattgagacagtatttgcagagaatcacaagtgatgattaaagtgacttggtgtgataaaatagcagcaagtaatgtaaaacagcagagaagagaggcagtgttgtaccacagatGCGTTAAATCCAAAGACTGTTCACCTGTACAGGGCGTCAGGTGTTTTTATAAATGATCTGTTTCAGTTTTATGTAAAATATTTTGCGTTGAACACTACCACATTAGAGAGCATTAGTAGTGACTTGCTACTTACAGATTTACTCACTGACATAGTGGTAATGCTATTATTTAAGTGAGCGTCACGAATACTTCCTCCATCACtaaaagtattttaattttCTACAGCAGTGCAATAAATATTACACTAAGATTATGATGCTCAGTTTTTGTTGTCGTTGTGAAAATTCAGAATGAATGTGTTACTGTCAGCACTGCAAGCTTACCATTATATGCAACCTACAGCACATAAATCTGGTTTTCTTTGAATTCTCCTGGGAAAGTATTTCTTAACATATTTATCTGATTCACTTCCAGTTGCATTTTGAAGACTATTtccagatcttttttttaaactagtttATGTCTTTGTCTTGTAGGTTTTTATTGTCGTTGTTGTTTAGtttcttgtttagtttttttttttttagtaagtaCTGCCCATATATGTTGCCAACATTGTTAAAAGTTGCTTTATGAATAACgtatattttgttttacctTCCCTAAGCCTCGCAGAATTTATGCCCCAAGTGAAGGTGGAGCAAGTTGAGACTGTGGAAGGATGCTCACATGAGGTAAGTAAAGACATTCTGAGCGAATTTGCACACGGCTGATATATTTTAGATTAAATTCTCTTCTCGTGGGATGAGCCATATGCTGAAGGTTTTTGGTTATTGCTGtctgtttaaatgtcaaactttgATTGTTAAAATTCTGTCTTTTTCCCGACAGGTTGCTCTACCTGCCAGTGATGATTACAAACCACTGAAACCGCGAGTGGGGAAGGCAGCCAAGGTATACTATTGTTTTAAGTTAATTCTTACACTAGTTGGCACAAAAGTTCAGTTTGTCAATGTAGAATGTTATCCaaataaattatcttttaaatgttgtgtgttgGAAAGTATATTAGCCGGCATTTTAAACCTACTGTCAAGGGAAACTAGAAGAAAAAACCTTGCATTACGCAAAACCTTTAACGCAGTGTATTGTTTTACTGAATGAAAACTTGAGTTTGGTTGTGTTTTGATTCGTTTTTAGGTGGTTCATGGGAATGGGAACAGCAcctcatattttcttttgctttgaTTTGTCTTGCAGGAATACCCCTTTGTTCTTGACCCGTTTCAACGTGAGGCCCTCTTATGTATCGACAACAACGAGTCTGTGCTCGTGTCTGCACATACCTCTGCTGGCAAGACTGTCTGTGCTGAGTGAGTATAGACACAAACCCTTAAAGAtatatttgtaattttgtttattgtgtttatgacatgtttgtgttcagaatGAATGTGTTACTGTCAGCACTACGGTCCTGCAAGCTTACCATTTATATGCAACCTACAGCACATAAATCTGGTTTTCTTTGAATTCTCCTGGGAAAGTATTTCTTAAGATATTTATCTGATTCACTTCCAGTTGCATTTTCAAGACTATTTcgagatcttttttttataaactagTTTATGTCTTTCGTCTTGTAGGTATGCCATTGCTCTAGctctcagagagaagcagagagtgATCTTCACCAGCCCCATCAAGGCGCTCTCCAACCAGAAGTACAGAGAGATGTATGAAGAGTTCCAGGATGTGGGACTGATGACAGGTGATGTCACCATTAACCCCACTGCCTCCTGCCTCGTCATGACAACTGAGGTGAGACACAGTAAAGAAAAAGACTCGGTGTCAAAATtgacctctttttttattgGGAGGTGGTTTGTGTGCAAATAGCTTTGAGTGCCTCGTCTGACTTGATGATTtgctttccccccccccctcagatcCTGAGGAGCATGCTGTACCGAGGCTCTGAAATCATGAGGGAAGTGGCGTGGGTTGTTTTTGACGAGATCCATTACATGAGAGATGCAGGTTtgtacataaataaaacaacacaaatgttgttgttttttttaactgaatgaCGTGCATTTTGGTTTGAGACATTTGCTCTCCTGCAGAAAACCCTCAAAGGGATAAAATATCAATTTTAGCATTCCAGAATTTTCTCTCTATAGTGTGGACTATGTGGGACTCTCTAACTATGTGGGACTGGTAGCTTTATGTGACTTTGTAATGGGTGGGCTCAATCAATTTCTTACAAAGAAGTTTGTGTTTGGACGGTCGGTGGGTCCCATGTGTGACAATTGTACCGGCAAATCTCactgaaagaagaaagaggtGCATTAACCAACATGTTCTTGTACTAAAcccctctgctctgtgtgtaaTTCAGAGCGTGGTGTGGTGTGGGAGGAGACCATCATTCTTCTTCCTGACAACGTGCATTACGTTTTCCTCTCGGCCACCATCCCCAACGCCAGGCAGTTTGCCGAGTGGATCTGCCACTTGCATAAGCAGGTGGGTCTCAGTATTTGCATGTATTGAAAGGGTCAGGGTGCTTCTCTGTCTCTTAAAATAtaatgaagagaggaacatgGTTTGTCTTCTTGAAAGGAGCTTCTtcaacatgataataaaacGTTTTCTGTCTTGCGTTTCCCGCAGCCTTGCCATGTTGTCTACACAGACTACCGTCCTACTCCACTGCAACACTACATCtttccagcagggggcgatggACTCCACCTTGTTGTTGATGAGAACGTAAGGGCCACCACATACTGCACTGTTAGGAAAGAGAGCGGGCAAATAAATCCTTTAGATTAATTTGTCCTTTGGGGAATCGGCCAAAAGTCAAAGATGGACCTGCCACTGCCTCATAATGTTAGAGGCGTCTATTGGGGAAAAAGTCTTCGCCTAATATATCATCTTGTCTTTTCTTCAGGGAGACTTCAGAGAGGACAATTTCAACACAGCTATGCAGGTGCTGAGAgacgcaggggattctgggggCAGCAGCGGCGGGGGAAAGTGGGACCCGAGAGGACGGAAAGGAGGCACtagaggtattttttttttttgttattattgttttttaaggtGTTAAAATGTAAGTCATTGTCATAAACTCTGTAATTCCCACCATCATtcgtgttcatgtttattttctatatGTGATCTCTGCAGGTCCATCCAGTGTGTTTAAGATAGTGAAGATGATCATGGAGAGGAACTTCCAGCCTGTCATCATTTTCAGCTTCAGTAAGAAAGAGTGTGAGGCGTACGCTCTGCAGGTGGCCAAACTGGACTTCAACACAGGTCAGTTTCACGTTATTCAGCATGAAGCCACGCTCTTATCACAGCTTATAtgagtatttgtgtgtgtgtgtgtgtgatagtaaTGCATCAAGCCCTTGTTCAGATTAAGCAGGTATATTAAACACACCTGGTTTTGTGAAAGGGTTCTGTTCACAAGATTTATATCCAGCTCCTGGATCCTGAAGATCAGTGAAcgtgtgtgttctttttttttttttaatcacgaGGTCACTTATCCTTtctttatgggtttttttttttcacaaagccAATTGAAATTAGAGCAGAGCAGATTGAGAATGATAATAAtcaattgtttttgtgttttagaaaGCGATCATTTAGTTGATTTGACTGCGATCATTTCGAAATATGCATTTAAATTGGAAGGACGTGCTGATGTCATGAAATCTCAGCCCTCTCAGTGTCCATTTAATAATCTAATGCTACTCTCTAGGGCGAAAGCGAAGTACAGCGATTGATAACAAACAGTATCAGTGATTGTTTTGAGGCtttgattatttaaaatgtctcaacACATGTCATCTTCTCAAATATGACAATTTGATGGATTTTCTGTGACATGTGTGATACTTggtcagacaaaacaaatacatttacagaCGTCACTTTGGGCTTTAGTTTACAGCTTCTAACAATTTAGAGACAAATGTTTGATTCTTCCTGATGAATGGGCACCGTTTTTGATATTTGTTTAGATCTACAGAGTCCTTTAaggcatctttaagaaaaaactaaagacccagctctgtcataaacacctacacacttaatgatattgatgatggtGGTTTTCATTATGACATTTAGGATGgatttgatgctgattagaactctcaagaacagctgatcACTGAATTGTAAAATTGGGGTCTGTTATATTTTTCATTCTGTGATCTAAAATTCCTGACAATTCCATTATGTGAGTTCAACCCGATGTAACTGACTGGATTGTACATTTTTAGATATAAAGTCACTCTAACAGCAgattaaacaaaacacatcttGAAGTTAGATACAGTGTTGGTGGGGAGATCGAGTTGCGCAGTGAAATGccacacaaatacatttctgagAAATAACTGAGATTTCAGGGGGGAGTTGAAATTAGGCAAGCGAAACCGCTCACCGAAATGTTAAATAGTTGGCAAGTCGTGCCGAATAAATCCTCCCCTCATAGCGAGTGCCACGAAAAATGGTTTATTGTTGCTGCACAGCTGGTCGTGCTGTTTGGTTCAGTGAATAAGTGAAGTTGCTTCACAAGGACAAATCTCTGCAGGATGGGAGACGGTCCAGCGGTAGATTGAGATTGGCTCGTGTCCACCTGCTTCAGGCTTTgtcagtgaaataaaacatgaagtcGTACTTGGGGAAACattctcctccctcttcttggtttgtttttgctgcatTGTGACATTCTCATAAATGAGGAGGTTTGTTTTAAGGCTCTGCTCTTCCAACACTGAAGGCCTTGCTTTTGTCAGTGCTGCCAATTCCTTCATTAAtactgggggaaaaaacacaaatggaaaAACTCGGCCAAAAGCACTTTCTCATTTCCTACAGTTTCACGAGGTTTCTATTGAACAGACTTTCTTAGGAAACAACAGCAGATGATCGACGATAACGGTCAAGTGATTTATTTAGATTGAATGAAAATGCTCATCAGTCAGAATATTCTAGGGCACGGTCGATGTGAGATTTTTGGTGCCTGTATCAATATTGAGTGGAGAAAAGTAGTTCTATAAAAGTTTAGTTCTatctttgatctgtagagaaatatatacacatttattgcattgatccctcaaatgctgTTATCATACACTTCTGcaaaagataaataatgaagGCAAGATGTTCTCTCAACTGGAAAGAAACTGTAGATGTACATGCATCACCTCTTGatactctggagagtgataatgcttgttgtaatacagtgtttcccacacatagacgatacttgtactatta from Labrus bergylta chromosome 17, fLabBer1.1, whole genome shotgun sequence encodes the following:
- the dhx29 gene encoding ATP-dependent RNA helicase DHX29, which translates into the protein MGGKKKKSAAAQGAPAGAAAPDNGVAEDPKKQPTSNKPSKPAKENKPKAPKTYSLANTSQVDTSGVSDKSILKVAIQADLEKKIIKLINDFREENGDKGPISGRLTSKKLLDLYTALQRFNFKREHIEEAMKSSVLYGGDLHSALDWLCLNLKDEELPEGFSQQMQEENQKSRPKYQPPAQQKPAEQSPIAPINTRKETAKTTEKDEAASMKDWILRYAEQSSDEEEEEEEVGGRKAARNPELDEKFDPNDRYLILTAQLYDTKEMAVTSKSKGDKQGQRMAQDRIRIIQQEMKQMESHPVFNPALKVVDAPQKEKKTPRVSEDKEDLSFNLFEQAKKAPPAEKVVKKNEPKDIRNFDYTARSWTGKSPKQFLIDWVRKNLPKSPAPAFHKVAAGKYWRCKVRVQRPDDALEVCPTILTEDSMQAQHLAATLALYTLIKGQSVHQLLPPTYRDVWLEWRDSEQQQQEESRTAANKPRDQFISRLLTRLKQQQNQNQGQESGSSGQQGQGSAMDEEPEESWENLAGLDMGDGGEEQEDKSEKRGARREAALEASRELLKKLKKSSLAQKLQVEREKLPVFQHRRRVLEALQRHPVVVVAGETGSGKSTQIPQFLLEELLTGGKEAKPCNIVVTQPRRISAMSLACRVSQELGCEDGPGSKSSPCGYQIRMENQSGEWTRLLYCTTGVLLRKLQHDRHLSSLTHIIVDEVHERSVQSDFLLTILKDVVMRRSDLQLILMSATVDCDKFSNYFNRCPVISIPGRTFPVDVSHLEDIVEEIGYVLEKDSEYSQKILEDEEEVSIAVTLKGGKTSQHQEVIVRDSSSGWDLGPDLDHFSSRTRHVLQHMNPNKINMDLLVDLIDYLDKSPQFVKVEGAVLVFLPGLAHIQQLFDLLTSDKRFKDKNRYKIVALHSTLSSKDQSAAFTVPPAGIRKIVLSTNIAETGVTIPDVVFVIDTGKTKENKYHESSQMSSLVETFVSKASALQRQGRAGRVKNGFCFRLYPKFRFNAFMDYSIPEILRVPLEELCLHIMKCQYGSPEDFLSRALDPPLPQSVSNAVNLLRKIGACHPNDHTLTPLGHHLASLPVNVKIGKMLIYGAILGCLEPIATIAAAINEKSPFSTPMNRKDEANLAKAALAVANSDHLTIYNAYLGWKNSQIDRTEMSYCRKHFLNRTALITIEDVKHELMRMMEQVGFWSSRSSSSRSKPQAPKLSRQQISVLNAVLTAGLYDSVGRVLCTPSVDVLERVVCTVETPQGKAQVHPSSVNRNLQTHGWLLYQEKVKYTKIYLRDTTLIPPFPLLLFGGDIDILHRERLITLDGWIHFQAPVRIGVIFKQLRKLMDTLLEKKLENPRMNLEGERTIQLILDLIQSEHSV